The following are from one region of the Thermoflexus hugenholtzii JAD2 genome:
- a CDS encoding gluconeogenesis factor YvcK family protein has translation MTLRRWTRPGWEGILRSLRYWLTPGMGIKRWLVLLLVGITELALALAYVLVTIYREQPLPPIFYYITLQFIPRLGRAALFGLLGLVTTGFALLRLNRTLLSPFLQPGRDVAEILHRHRQRERGPRIVVIGGGTGQSTLLRGLKGVSARLTAVVTVADDGGSSGRLRREMGLLPPGDFRNCLAALAEAEPLMTALFQYRFGRGTGLNGHAFGNLFIAAMAEITGSFERAVAESSRVLAVRGQVLPCTVEHVILAAEIRDAEGRIHRVDGESAIPEVRGRIERVWLIPEHARAYPETIRAILEADLIVLGPGSLYTSVLPNLLVEGIVPAIRASRALKVYVCNVATQIGETDGYTVADHVRAIERHVGVGLFDLVLVNSRVDVPWEEIPEEVGELVRWDGQPIPPYTVVAMDVIDERMPWRHDPEKLARALMTLFERSRR, from the coding sequence ATGACCCTGAGACGATGGACTCGTCCGGGATGGGAGGGGATCCTCCGCTCCCTCCGTTACTGGCTGACCCCGGGGATGGGGATCAAGCGGTGGCTGGTCCTGCTGCTGGTGGGGATCACGGAGCTGGCGCTGGCCTTGGCTTATGTGCTGGTGACCATTTACCGGGAGCAGCCTCTGCCGCCGATCTTTTATTACATCACGCTCCAGTTCATCCCCCGGCTGGGCCGGGCGGCGCTCTTCGGGCTGCTGGGCTTGGTCACCACCGGTTTCGCCCTGCTCCGGTTGAACCGCACGCTGCTTTCCCCTTTCCTCCAGCCGGGGCGGGATGTGGCGGAGATCCTCCATCGTCACCGGCAGCGGGAGCGGGGCCCACGCATTGTGGTCATCGGCGGAGGAACGGGTCAATCCACCCTGCTCCGTGGTTTAAAGGGGGTAAGCGCGCGACTGACCGCGGTGGTCACCGTGGCGGACGATGGGGGCAGTTCCGGCCGGCTGCGTCGGGAGATGGGCCTGTTGCCGCCCGGGGACTTCCGGAACTGCCTGGCTGCCCTCGCGGAGGCCGAGCCGCTGATGACCGCCCTCTTTCAATACCGGTTCGGACGGGGGACCGGCCTCAACGGACACGCCTTCGGAAATCTCTTTATCGCCGCCATGGCGGAGATCACCGGCAGCTTCGAACGGGCGGTCGCCGAATCCAGCCGCGTCCTGGCGGTCCGCGGGCAGGTGTTGCCATGCACTGTGGAGCACGTCATCCTGGCCGCGGAGATCCGGGATGCGGAAGGCCGCATCCATCGCGTGGATGGGGAGTCGGCGATCCCCGAGGTCCGGGGCCGCATCGAGCGGGTGTGGCTGATCCCGGAGCATGCGCGGGCGTATCCGGAAACCATCCGGGCCATCCTGGAGGCGGACCTCATCGTCCTGGGGCCGGGGAGCCTCTACACCAGCGTGCTGCCCAACCTGCTGGTGGAGGGCATCGTCCCCGCCATCCGGGCCAGCCGGGCCCTTAAGGTCTACGTGTGCAATGTGGCCACTCAAATCGGGGAGACGGACGGCTATACCGTGGCGGATCACGTCCGGGCCATCGAGCGGCATGTGGGGGTGGGGCTTTTTGATCTGGTCCTGGTGAACAGCCGGGTGGACGTGCCATGGGAGGAGATCCCCGAGGAGGTAGGCGAGCTGGTGCGCTGGGATGGGCAGCCGATCCCGCCCTACACGGTGGTGGCGATGGATGTGATCGATGAGCGGATGCCCTGGCGCCATGATCCGGAGAAGCTGGCCCGGGCGCTGATGACCCTTTTCGAGCGCAGCCGCCGTTAA
- a CDS encoding translin family protein, with product MRLKELEGIAREIHAVLEAKNAARDAALMRCRELTRLCALCIRAVHREEYAEGQRLLREAQQAAFVLQTDLAPFPDLLYAGYTQDALKEWVEASVVYAIVTGQPLPGPRELNVPEAAYLNGLAEAATELRRRILDLIRTDRFDEAERLLQAMDEIYEVLITMDYPDALTGNLRRATDVVRGTLERTRGELTLSLREHLLQEALQRIDLRFSK from the coding sequence ATGCGCCTCAAGGAACTGGAAGGGATCGCCCGCGAGATCCACGCGGTCCTGGAGGCGAAGAACGCAGCCCGGGACGCGGCTCTCATGCGTTGCCGGGAGCTGACCCGCCTGTGCGCGCTGTGCATCCGGGCGGTCCATCGCGAGGAATACGCGGAGGGCCAGCGCCTGCTTCGTGAAGCCCAGCAGGCCGCCTTTGTCCTGCAGACGGATCTCGCCCCCTTCCCGGATCTCCTGTATGCCGGATATACGCAGGACGCGCTGAAGGAGTGGGTCGAGGCCTCAGTGGTCTACGCCATCGTCACCGGACAGCCCCTTCCGGGGCCGCGGGAGCTGAACGTCCCGGAAGCGGCTTATCTGAACGGCCTGGCGGAGGCGGCCACGGAGCTCCGCCGTCGTATCCTGGATTTGATCCGCACGGATCGCTTTGATGAGGCGGAACGCCTGCTTCAAGCGATGGATGAGATCTACGAAGTGCTGATCACGATGGATTACCCGGATGCCCTCACGGGAAATCTGCGCCGGGCTACGGATGTGGTGCGGGGAACGCTGGAGCGAACCCGTGGGGAGCTTACCCTGAGCCTGCGGGAACACCTCCTCCAGGAGGCTCTGCAACGGATCGATCTGCGCTTCAGCAAGTGA
- a CDS encoding coiled-coil domain-containing protein, translating into MAFTVKDFEDLLRILDRYPHWREELRRRILLEELEQLPRAHRRLSVRIGRIEKALAALAETVRKLAQDQRRHAAALAKVRKEVAEARAEADRRFAELAETQRRTEESLAAYRAETERRFAELAEAQRRHYEEFAAHRQEFLAYRAETERRFAELAEAQRRTEESLAAYRAETERRFAELAEAQRRHYEEFAAHRQEFLAYRAETERRFAELAEVLRRLVERVDRIEQDVGTLKDHDLRRRYAELAPSYFGGPNFRKVRVLTSSELVNRLLAALDEGKIEREDFEEARRIDLVVRGEWEGRTLHLALETSWTIDRRDVERAVQRARILQAVLGETWPAVAGSRLTEGARELLQRIREEGRPIVVAQDGGIEWPS; encoded by the coding sequence ATGGCCTTCACAGTGAAGGATTTTGAAGATCTGCTGCGCATCTTGGATCGCTATCCCCACTGGCGGGAGGAGTTGCGCCGGCGCATCCTCCTGGAGGAGCTGGAGCAGCTGCCCCGGGCGCATCGGCGGCTCTCCGTCCGGATCGGTCGGATCGAGAAGGCCCTGGCGGCGCTGGCCGAGACAGTCCGGAAGCTCGCCCAGGACCAACGGCGTCATGCCGCCGCCCTGGCCAAAGTCCGCAAGGAGGTTGCGGAAGCACGCGCCGAGGCCGATCGTCGGTTTGCGGAGTTGGCGGAGACGCAACGGCGGACGGAGGAGAGCCTGGCGGCCTATCGGGCGGAGACGGAACGCCGGTTTGCCGAGCTGGCAGAGGCCCAGCGGCGGCATTATGAGGAGTTCGCCGCCCACCGCCAGGAGTTCCTCGCCTATCGGGCGGAGACGGAACGCCGGTTCGCGGAGCTGGCAGAGGCCCAGCGGCGGACGGAGGAGAGCCTGGCGGCCTATCGGGCGGAGACGGAACGCCGGTTTGCCGAGCTGGCAGAGGCCCAGCGGCGGCATTATGAGGAGTTCGCCGCCCACCGCCAGGAGTTCCTCGCCTATCGGGCGGAGACGGAACGCCGGTTCGCGGAGCTGGCAGAGGTCCTGCGACGCTTGGTGGAGCGAGTGGATCGGATCGAACAGGATGTCGGGACGCTTAAAGACCATGACCTGCGCCGGCGCTATGCGGAGCTCGCACCCTCTTACTTCGGCGGCCCGAACTTCCGCAAAGTCCGCGTGCTGACATCCTCGGAGCTGGTCAACCGGCTGTTGGCCGCATTGGATGAGGGGAAGATCGAACGGGAAGACTTTGAGGAAGCCCGTCGCATCGATCTGGTGGTTCGCGGCGAATGGGAGGGCCGCACGCTCCACCTGGCCCTGGAGACCTCCTGGACGATCGATCGTAGGGATGTGGAGCGCGCGGTGCAGCGCGCGCGGATCCTTCAGGCCGTCTTGGGGGAGACCTGGCCTGCAGTAGCTGGCAGCCGTCTGACCGAAGGGGCCCGCGAGCTCCTCCAGCGGATCCGCGAGGAAGGACGGCCCATCGTGGTCGCCCAGGACGGCGGCATCGAGTGGCCCTCTTGA
- a CDS encoding single-stranded DNA-binding protein has translation MYHKLIIAGHLGTDPEMRYTPEGTPVTSFRMASNIRYRDASGEQREETIWFRVSVFGRQAEIANQYLQKGRPVLVEGRLRPDPQTGNPRIFRRSDGTAGAVYEVRADRIVFIGPRPAEAPPAVEAEEPVLEEPGSIEEEEIPF, from the coding sequence ATGTATCACAAGCTGATCATCGCCGGGCATCTGGGAACGGACCCCGAGATGCGCTACACGCCGGAGGGAACGCCCGTGACCTCGTTCCGGATGGCCAGCAACATCCGCTATCGAGACGCCAGCGGGGAGCAGCGGGAGGAGACGATCTGGTTCCGGGTGTCGGTCTTCGGGCGGCAGGCGGAGATCGCCAATCAATACCTGCAGAAGGGGCGCCCGGTGCTGGTGGAGGGCCGCCTGCGGCCGGACCCACAGACCGGGAACCCACGGATCTTCCGGCGCTCCGATGGGACGGCAGGGGCGGTCTACGAGGTGCGGGCGGACCGCATCGTGTTCATCGGGCCGCGGCCGGCGGAAGCGCCGCCGGCGGTGGAGGCCGAGGAGCCGGTCCTGGAGGAGCCCGGCTCGATTGAGGAGGAGGAGATCCCATTCTAA
- the pbpC gene encoding penicillin-binding protein 1C, which produces MGAHQERRRRRRALLFLVLGFAGIGGLLRLWIGPLPDPEGLFGRAPVPGVRILDRQGRLLYEIAPPHQGGHTWVPLSRIPRACVQATLATEDARFYEHPGVDPIAILRALWMNLRGEGSPSGASTIPQQIARALLLEPDERTARTLRRKVREALLALELSRRYGKDELLEIYLNTVFYGHFAYGLEAAARTYFGKHAGELDTAECALLAGLPQAPSRYDPLTRPEAAEERRQQVLRLMVRHGFLSPEEAAIAAAERLRFASVPFPIHAPHFVMAIREALAAQFGEEAMFQEGLVVTTTLDLAWNEAITGILRHHLAEINRPRPDRPGAGARNGAVVVLDPQTGEVLAWVGSPDYFDATISGAVDGVRIPRQPGSALKPFTYAMAFDPHSGPLLTPASLLWDLPQTFIPAEGEGYQPINYDRRYHGPVSARVALASSLNVPAVAVLEQVGVPRLLDLLDRLGVQLPGPPTRYGLSLTLGGGEVRLLDLTAAYAALASGGRRVTPILIREIRDRHGRWRARAEPTPGPQVLDPRVAFLITDILKDPDARTLGFGAWSPLRLDRPAAVKTGTSSDWRDNWTIGYTPDWVVGVWIGNVDQTPLREVSGVTGAAPIWHAVMELLHRGRPARDFPVPEGVRRMTVCALSGKLPTPDCPQTREEWFIEGTEPKEADDLYRRWRIDRRTGGLAGPDTPPEAVEERVMIMWPPRAWKWAQENGFPLPPRVEQEGGKGAGGLRWVSPPAGAIYRQAPSLPPEAQRLLVELYWTGERIPRSVRVEIDGQPWMEWTSPPYRAWWLLIPGTHIFQATAELEEGEVIPAPSLRIEVR; this is translated from the coding sequence ATGGGCGCACATCAGGAGCGCAGGCGGCGCAGGAGGGCCCTCCTTTTCCTGGTTCTCGGGTTCGCCGGGATCGGAGGGCTGTTGCGGCTCTGGATCGGCCCGCTCCCGGATCCCGAAGGGCTCTTCGGGCGCGCCCCTGTGCCCGGGGTGCGGATCCTCGATCGCCAGGGCCGGCTCCTGTATGAGATCGCCCCACCCCATCAGGGAGGCCACACCTGGGTTCCCCTCTCCCGCATCCCCCGGGCCTGTGTGCAGGCCACGCTGGCGACGGAGGACGCCCGTTTCTATGAGCACCCCGGGGTGGATCCCATCGCCATCCTGCGCGCCCTTTGGATGAACCTGCGGGGGGAGGGCTCCCCGAGCGGGGCCAGCACCATTCCCCAGCAGATCGCCCGCGCGCTGCTCCTGGAACCGGACGAGCGAACCGCGCGCACCCTGCGGCGGAAAGTCCGGGAAGCCCTGCTGGCCCTGGAGCTCAGCCGACGCTACGGAAAGGATGAACTGCTGGAGATTTACCTGAACACGGTTTTCTACGGACACTTCGCCTACGGCCTGGAGGCTGCAGCCCGAACTTACTTCGGCAAGCACGCGGGGGAGCTGGACACCGCGGAGTGCGCATTGCTGGCCGGCCTGCCGCAAGCGCCCAGCCGGTATGATCCCCTCACCCGGCCGGAGGCCGCAGAGGAGCGCCGGCAGCAGGTGCTCCGCCTGATGGTTCGGCATGGCTTCCTCTCCCCGGAGGAGGCGGCCATCGCCGCCGCAGAGCGTTTGCGCTTCGCCAGCGTCCCTTTCCCCATCCACGCCCCCCATTTCGTGATGGCGATCCGCGAAGCGCTGGCGGCGCAGTTCGGCGAAGAGGCCATGTTCCAAGAGGGCCTGGTCGTCACCACCACCCTGGATCTGGCGTGGAACGAGGCCATCACCGGGATCCTGCGCCATCATCTCGCGGAGATCAACCGCCCCCGTCCGGATCGCCCGGGCGCGGGGGCCCGCAACGGGGCCGTTGTGGTCCTGGACCCGCAGACCGGGGAGGTCCTGGCCTGGGTGGGCAGCCCGGACTATTTCGATGCGACGATCAGCGGGGCGGTGGATGGCGTCCGAATCCCCCGTCAGCCCGGCTCCGCCCTCAAGCCCTTCACTTACGCCATGGCCTTTGATCCGCACAGCGGCCCTCTGCTTACCCCTGCTTCTCTTCTCTGGGATCTGCCGCAGACCTTCATCCCCGCCGAGGGCGAAGGCTACCAGCCGATCAATTACGACCGGCGCTACCATGGGCCGGTCTCCGCCCGGGTCGCCCTGGCCTCCTCCCTGAACGTGCCCGCCGTGGCCGTGCTGGAGCAGGTCGGGGTTCCCCGCCTCCTGGATCTTCTGGATCGTCTGGGGGTTCAGCTCCCCGGCCCTCCCACCCGCTATGGGCTCTCCCTGACCCTGGGAGGCGGGGAGGTTCGACTGCTGGATCTTACAGCGGCGTATGCGGCGCTGGCCAGCGGCGGACGCCGGGTGACGCCCATCCTGATCCGCGAGATCCGGGATCGCCATGGGCGGTGGCGCGCTCGCGCGGAGCCGACCCCAGGCCCCCAGGTTCTGGATCCACGGGTTGCTTTCCTGATCACAGATATCCTGAAAGACCCGGATGCGCGGACGTTGGGGTTCGGGGCCTGGAGCCCCCTGCGGCTGGACCGGCCGGCCGCCGTGAAGACAGGAACCAGCAGCGACTGGCGGGACAACTGGACCATCGGCTACACCCCGGACTGGGTGGTGGGTGTCTGGATCGGGAACGTGGATCAGACGCCCTTGCGGGAGGTTTCGGGGGTGACAGGCGCCGCTCCCATCTGGCATGCCGTGATGGAGCTCCTCCATCGCGGCCGGCCGGCTCGGGATTTCCCCGTCCCGGAGGGGGTGCGCCGGATGACCGTTTGCGCCCTTTCCGGCAAGCTTCCGACACCGGATTGCCCCCAGACCCGGGAGGAATGGTTCATCGAGGGCACCGAGCCGAAGGAGGCCGATGATCTATATCGCCGATGGCGGATCGATCGTCGGACCGGAGGCCTGGCGGGCCCGGACACGCCTCCCGAGGCGGTGGAGGAGCGGGTGATGATCATGTGGCCGCCACGGGCCTGGAAATGGGCTCAGGAGAACGGGTTTCCTCTGCCTCCTCGGGTGGAGCAGGAAGGAGGGAAGGGGGCAGGCGGCTTGCGCTGGGTCTCCCCGCCCGCGGGGGCGATCTATCGACAGGCTCCCTCCTTACCTCCGGAGGCTCAGCGCCTGCTGGTGGAGCTCTACTGGACCGGAGAGAGGATCCCCCGATCCGTGCGAGTGGAGATCGACGGGCAACCGTGGATGGAGTGGACGAGCCCGCCCTATCGGGCTTGGTGGCTCCTCATCCCTGGAACCCACATCTTTCAAGCGACAGCTGAGCTGGAGGAAGGGGAGGTCATCCCGGCGCCCTCTCTGCGGATCGAAGTCCGCTAA
- a CDS encoding site-2 protease family protein: METVWYETEWTPSTLDRLAAALRGLFVITETRVLYPPDQVIAFEGYLQTDAEAAFEVLRDRFEALGYTPILRRHGSTDQIIAQAGVFRPSRARPWINLLLFLATVATTIWAGALYGSEGGLNLSQGVTFAGALLLILGVHEMGHYIAARLHRSEVTLPYFIPVPPWIGTLGTFGAFIQIRSPIRNRKALFDIGVAGPLAGLAVALPILIYGLYTSPVVPLRGVVFLEGNSLLYWVLKALIFGRPLPSDGYDVQLNVLAWAGWIGLLVTAFNLLPLGQLDGGHIMYAMLGRAAWRISEIGVFALLLLGLRWPGWFLWAFMPMLTGLRHPPPLNDITPLNPMRQAIGWLTWILFLLIFVPVPFSLVEF; this comes from the coding sequence ATGGAAACCGTATGGTATGAGACGGAATGGACCCCCTCTACGCTGGACCGGCTGGCGGCGGCGTTGCGGGGGCTTTTCGTGATCACGGAGACCCGGGTGCTGTATCCCCCGGATCAGGTGATCGCTTTCGAGGGTTATCTGCAGACCGATGCCGAGGCGGCTTTTGAAGTCCTACGCGATCGCTTCGAGGCACTGGGTTATACCCCGATCCTGCGTCGTCATGGGAGCACCGATCAGATCATCGCCCAGGCGGGGGTGTTCCGACCCTCTCGGGCTCGTCCCTGGATCAACCTGCTTCTCTTCCTGGCCACGGTGGCGACCACCATCTGGGCCGGGGCGCTCTACGGGAGCGAGGGTGGCCTCAACCTCTCCCAGGGGGTCACTTTCGCCGGGGCGCTCCTGCTGATCCTGGGGGTCCACGAGATGGGGCACTATATCGCCGCGCGGCTACACCGCAGCGAAGTCACCCTGCCGTATTTCATCCCTGTCCCTCCGTGGATCGGGACCCTGGGGACCTTCGGGGCGTTCATCCAGATCCGCTCGCCCATCCGCAACCGCAAGGCCCTCTTTGACATCGGGGTGGCCGGCCCTCTGGCCGGGCTGGCCGTCGCCCTCCCGATCCTGATCTACGGCCTCTACACCTCCCCGGTGGTCCCCCTGCGGGGCGTGGTATTCCTGGAGGGCAACTCCCTCCTTTACTGGGTGCTGAAGGCGTTGATCTTCGGACGTCCTCTCCCGAGCGATGGCTATGACGTGCAGCTGAACGTCCTGGCGTGGGCGGGGTGGATTGGGCTGCTGGTGACGGCCTTCAACCTGTTGCCCCTGGGCCAGCTGGACGGCGGACACATCATGTATGCGATGCTGGGCCGCGCCGCGTGGCGGATCTCGGAGATCGGCGTGTTCGCTCTTTTGCTACTGGGCCTGCGCTGGCCGGGATGGTTCCTCTGGGCCTTCATGCCGATGCTGACCGGCCTGCGCCATCCGCCGCCGCTGAACGACATCACACCCCTGAACCCGATGCGCCAGGCCATCGGCTGGCTCACCTGGATCCTGTTCCTGCTGATCTTCGTCCCCGTTCCCTTCTCGCTGGTGGAGTTTTGA
- a CDS encoding radical SAM protein: MVWKRSPGLPPAAEGSAACRLCGRSAPPVARAIGVCVRCIRERPQEAVPLAQATHRQVRRAFGLPENAPQTPGGIRCGLCAWECRLGEGEQGYCGLRIVRNGQLIHHAGTPERGLLHWYRDPLPTNCVADWVCEGHHARGHHNLAVFYGSCTFNCLFCQNWHYRELRASERARISAAELAAAANERTFCVCFFGGDPSSQMPHALAAARLLARKGVRVCWETNGMMNPWLLDQAVRLSLETGGCIKFDLKAFDENLHIALTGASNRRTLENFRQAAAMIPRRPHPPLVVASTLLIPGYVDAEEVFRIARFIASINPDIPYTLLAFAPHFWMADLPCTSSAHAREALEAARAAGLTRIRLGNAFLLDLPASWVI; the protein is encoded by the coding sequence ATGGTGTGGAAACGCTCTCCCGGATTGCCACCTGCAGCGGAAGGATCCGCCGCGTGCCGGCTGTGCGGCCGGTCCGCCCCGCCGGTGGCCCGGGCCATCGGCGTCTGCGTGCGCTGCATCCGGGAGCGGCCTCAGGAAGCCGTCCCGCTGGCCCAGGCCACCCACCGTCAGGTCCGGCGGGCTTTCGGTCTGCCGGAGAACGCCCCCCAGACCCCCGGAGGGATCCGGTGTGGGTTGTGCGCGTGGGAGTGCCGCCTGGGGGAGGGCGAGCAGGGCTACTGCGGCCTGCGGATCGTCCGGAACGGACAGCTGATCCACCACGCAGGGACCCCGGAGAGGGGCCTCCTGCACTGGTATCGGGATCCCTTACCCACCAACTGCGTGGCGGACTGGGTATGTGAGGGTCATCACGCGCGCGGACATCATAACCTGGCGGTGTTTTATGGCTCGTGCACCTTCAACTGCCTGTTCTGTCAGAACTGGCACTATCGTGAGCTCCGCGCTTCAGAGCGCGCTCGGATCTCCGCCGCTGAGCTGGCGGCTGCCGCCAACGAACGCACCTTCTGCGTGTGTTTCTTCGGCGGCGATCCTTCCTCTCAGATGCCGCATGCCCTGGCCGCGGCCCGGCTGCTCGCCCGAAAAGGCGTGCGGGTCTGCTGGGAGACCAACGGCATGATGAACCCCTGGCTGCTGGATCAGGCCGTCCGCCTCTCGCTGGAGACCGGGGGCTGCATCAAGTTCGACCTGAAAGCCTTCGATGAGAACCTGCACATCGCCCTGACGGGGGCCAGCAACCGCCGCACCCTGGAGAACTTTCGGCAAGCGGCGGCGATGATCCCCCGGCGACCCCACCCGCCCCTGGTGGTGGCCAGCACCCTGCTGATCCCCGGCTATGTGGATGCCGAGGAGGTGTTCCGCATCGCCCGCTTCATCGCCTCGATCAACCCGGACATCCCCTACACCCTGCTTGCCTTTGCCCCCCACTTCTGGATGGCCGACCTTCCCTGCACCTCCTCCGCGCACGCTCGGGAGGCCCTCGAGGCCGCTCGCGCGGCGGGCCTCACCCGGATCCGGCTGGGCAATGCCTTCCTGCTGGATCTGCCCGCTTCATGGGTCATATAG
- a CDS encoding vWA domain-containing protein, giving the protein MDERIVRFIRALRATGVRVSVAESADALRAVEQVGVMDREIFKAALRTALVKDARSLPVFEELFPLFFGLGEPPMMPATGGLSPRDQRLLQQALQALARSFGPQMAELLRRLLEGQPFTPEELQALARYAGSRHIREWADRQALARWMQRGAGLDERLEEMLRALLRMLAEAGMDANTIRQLEERMRANRAALLRQIQQAAGMSALERLAERPPEPSEAELLERPFHALTPTDLHRMRQMVARLAARLRTRAALRMKRGDGRRLDAKATLRANLRHAGVPFDLRFRRRHLKPRLVVLCDLSTSVRHCSEFFLHLIYLLQDQISRTRSFVFIDDLREITPIFAEERPEEAVRRVLRENPPGYYNTDLGTSLATFCRSHLDALDRKTTVIIVGDGRNNYNDPRLDCFELIRRRAKRILWFNPEPRALWGTGDSDMLLYAPLCAAVHQVQNLAELTEAIDRLFERGGA; this is encoded by the coding sequence ATGGATGAGCGGATTGTGCGGTTCATCCGGGCCCTCCGGGCGACCGGGGTGCGGGTGTCCGTGGCGGAATCGGCGGATGCCCTCCGCGCGGTCGAGCAGGTCGGGGTGATGGATCGGGAGATCTTCAAAGCCGCCCTGAGAACCGCCCTGGTGAAGGATGCCCGGTCCCTCCCCGTTTTCGAGGAGCTGTTCCCCCTGTTCTTCGGGCTGGGCGAGCCCCCGATGATGCCCGCGACGGGCGGTCTCTCCCCCCGGGATCAGCGGCTGCTGCAACAGGCGCTGCAGGCCCTGGCCCGTTCGTTTGGGCCCCAGATGGCGGAGCTGCTGCGCCGGCTGCTGGAAGGTCAGCCCTTCACGCCGGAGGAGCTCCAGGCCCTGGCCCGCTATGCCGGAAGCCGGCACATCCGGGAGTGGGCGGACCGCCAGGCCCTCGCCCGCTGGATGCAGCGAGGGGCGGGGCTGGACGAACGGCTGGAGGAAATGCTGCGGGCCCTCCTGCGGATGCTGGCGGAAGCCGGGATGGATGCGAACACGATCCGGCAGCTGGAGGAACGGATGCGGGCCAACCGGGCCGCCCTCCTCCGCCAGATCCAGCAGGCGGCGGGGATGTCTGCCCTGGAGCGCCTGGCCGAGCGCCCCCCGGAGCCCAGCGAGGCGGAGCTCCTAGAGCGCCCGTTCCACGCCCTGACCCCCACGGATCTCCACCGCATGCGCCAGATGGTCGCCCGCTTGGCCGCCCGCCTGCGCACCCGGGCCGCTCTGCGTATGAAGCGCGGGGATGGCCGCCGGCTGGACGCCAAGGCCACGCTGCGGGCGAACCTGCGCCACGCCGGCGTCCCCTTCGACCTGCGCTTCCGCCGGCGCCACCTCAAGCCCCGACTGGTGGTGCTGTGCGACCTCAGCACCTCGGTGCGGCACTGCTCCGAGTTCTTCCTCCATCTGATCTACCTGCTGCAGGATCAGATCAGCCGCACGCGCAGCTTTGTGTTCATCGATGACCTGCGTGAGATCACGCCCATTTTCGCCGAGGAGCGGCCGGAGGAGGCGGTGCGTCGGGTGCTCCGGGAGAACCCGCCGGGGTATTACAACACGGACCTGGGGACCAGCCTGGCCACCTTCTGCCGCAGCCACCTGGACGCCCTGGACCGGAAGACCACGGTGATCATCGTGGGGGACGGGCGGAACAATTACAACGATCCCCGCCTGGATTGCTTCGAGCTCATCCGTCGTCGAGCGAAACGCATCCTCTGGTTCAATCCAGAGCCCCGAGCGCTCTGGGGCACCGGCGACAGCGACATGCTCCTCTACGCCCCGCTCTGCGCGGCGGTCCACCAGGTCCAGAACCTGGCGGAGCTGACGGAAGCCATCGACCGCCTGTTCGAGCGAGGCGGCGCGTAG
- a CDS encoding Lrp/AsnC family transcriptional regulator, translated as MVQAYVFIQAAMGKPSAVAEALRGLPEVKSAVVVTGPYDVIALIEAPDLQALGRVITEKIQTIEGVERTLTSLVTGI; from the coding sequence ATGGTCCAGGCCTATGTGTTCATCCAGGCGGCGATGGGCAAGCCCAGCGCGGTGGCGGAGGCCCTGCGCGGGCTTCCCGAGGTGAAGTCCGCGGTGGTGGTCACCGGACCTTACGACGTGATCGCCCTGATCGAGGCGCCCGACCTGCAGGCCTTAGGCCGGGTGATCACCGAGAAGATCCAGACCATCGAGGGGGTGGAGCGCACGCTGACCTCGCTGGTCACGGGGATCTGA